Proteins encoded together in one Streptomyces sp. TLI_171 window:
- a CDS encoding ClpP family protease produces MASYPIPYVIERTAQGERSYDVFSRLLNERIVFLGTEIDDGVANTVIAQLLHLESANPGEEIALYLNSPGGSFTSLMAIYDTMTFVQSPISTFCVGQAASTAAVLLAGGDPGRRFVLRHARVLLGQPASGGRQGTVSDLSLAAKEMVRIRGQVEEVLSRHTHHDVATLRADMDRDKVFGAEEAVAYGLADHVVSRRAVPA; encoded by the coding sequence ATGGCCTCCTACCCGATCCCGTACGTCATCGAGCGGACCGCGCAGGGCGAACGGTCCTACGACGTGTTCAGCCGGCTGCTGAACGAGCGCATCGTCTTCCTCGGCACCGAGATCGACGACGGCGTGGCCAACACCGTCATCGCCCAGCTGCTCCACCTGGAGTCGGCGAACCCCGGCGAGGAGATCGCGCTCTACCTCAACTCGCCCGGCGGATCGTTCACTTCGCTGATGGCGATCTACGACACCATGACCTTCGTGCAGTCGCCGATCTCGACCTTCTGCGTCGGCCAGGCCGCCTCCACCGCGGCGGTGCTGCTGGCCGGTGGCGACCCGGGGCGGCGGTTCGTGCTCCGGCACGCCCGGGTGCTGCTCGGCCAGCCGGCCAGCGGCGGCCGGCAGGGCACCGTCTCCGACCTCAGTCTGGCCGCCAAGGAGATGGTCCGGATCCGCGGCCAGGTGGAGGAGGTGCTGTCCCGGCACACCCACCACGACGTGGCGACGCTGCGCGCCGACATGGACCGGGACAAGGTGTTCGGCGCCGAGGAGGCCGTCGCCTACGGCCTGGCCGACCACGTGGTGAGCCGCCGCGCGGTACCGGCCTGA
- a CDS encoding ATP-dependent Clp protease proteolytic subunit: MGSLSTLRPRAEEGDTPPSRFDDHLAAQLLAQRIVLLGTQVDDVSANRVCAQLLLLSAEDPRTDICLYINSPGGSVTAGLAIYDTMRLIPNDVSTLAMGFAASMGQFLLTVGAPGKRFALPNARIMMHQPSAGIGGTAADIEIQAENLEFTKRAIERITAEHTGQSEQTIARDGDRDRWFTAEQAREYGMVDHVVESLADIRPASSRPRMGL; encoded by the coding sequence ATGGGCTCGCTCAGCACGCTCCGGCCCCGCGCGGAGGAGGGCGACACGCCCCCCAGCCGCTTCGACGACCACCTCGCGGCGCAGCTGCTCGCGCAGCGGATCGTCCTGCTCGGCACCCAGGTCGACGACGTGTCGGCGAACCGGGTGTGCGCGCAGCTGCTGCTGCTGTCCGCCGAGGACCCGCGCACCGACATCTGCCTGTACATCAACAGCCCGGGCGGGTCGGTCACCGCGGGCCTGGCGATCTACGACACCATGCGGCTGATCCCCAATGACGTCTCCACCCTCGCGATGGGCTTCGCCGCCAGCATGGGCCAGTTCCTGCTGACCGTGGGCGCGCCCGGCAAGCGGTTCGCCCTGCCGAACGCGCGGATCATGATGCACCAGCCGTCGGCGGGCATCGGCGGCACCGCCGCGGACATCGAGATCCAGGCGGAGAACCTGGAGTTCACCAAGCGGGCGATCGAGCGGATCACCGCCGAGCACACCGGGCAGAGCGAGCAGACCATCGCCCGGGACGGCGACCGGGACCGCTGGTTCACCGCCGAACAGGCCCGCGAGTACGGGATGGTGGACCACGTGGTGGAGTCGCTCGCCGACATCCGCCCGGCGTCCTCGCGCCCGCGAATGGGGCTGTGA
- a CDS encoding FUSC family protein, with translation MPAVTPAAWRSLAAITGPVGAGMLIGRPAEGVMVALGALSAVLTETATGYRHRVLAMGAPQLLGLAGAFATLAAKGGPFAPCVLPALGVLAGALACLGAEGSLAAMILLMDAEVVLDLPLPGPLWHGPALLLLGGGSVLAAALAGGPFYRDRPERALLARCLTGCADALREPTADRRTLHDAVERVRHTAAVGGSPLLGRHLPGLQALSELVSAAASRGVRVNGAVADRLYAEAAALTGGRPTRLPWPKPQPPWSFDARVVRAARAAVAPATARNRTARQSPFGQRVLADPLVWLCGLRVGLALLLAGAAAAYWHLPHPYWAVLNVTFVCRPEVGPVTGRALQRFAGTALAAPAGGAALVWAGPGWGLVAVLAVAAGLIPALAGTGYAYQTAALATVVLMVTQLAGDPALALLLPLLANCAIGCLASVLACELFGARHRHLVLARRLAAAVEQATTAPGPNHLARPATVPGPLQQIALARHELELIRREPPWRRGAAARSAARIAEAERTVDAALAARLVGPAPSTAVGEHRTRVDARGRVSRGRIGASSH, from the coding sequence GTGCCCGCCGTTACCCCGGCGGCCTGGCGGTCGCTGGCGGCGATCACCGGGCCGGTCGGCGCCGGGATGCTGATCGGCCGACCGGCCGAGGGGGTGATGGTCGCGCTGGGGGCCCTGTCGGCGGTACTGACCGAGACGGCCACCGGCTACCGGCATCGGGTGCTGGCCATGGGCGCTCCGCAACTGCTTGGCCTGGCAGGGGCTTTCGCCACCCTCGCGGCGAAGGGCGGACCGTTCGCGCCCTGCGTGCTGCCCGCGCTCGGGGTGCTGGCCGGGGCGCTGGCGTGTCTGGGGGCCGAGGGTTCACTGGCCGCGATGATCCTGCTGATGGACGCCGAGGTGGTGCTCGACCTGCCGCTGCCCGGCCCGCTCTGGCACGGGCCCGCGCTGCTGCTGCTCGGCGGCGGCTCGGTGCTCGCCGCGGCACTGGCCGGCGGGCCGTTCTACCGCGACCGGCCCGAACGGGCGCTGCTGGCCCGGTGCCTGACGGGCTGCGCGGACGCGCTGCGCGAGCCCACGGCCGACCGGCGGACGCTGCACGATGCGGTGGAGCGCGTCCGACACACCGCCGCGGTGGGCGGCAGTCCGCTGCTGGGGCGTCATCTTCCCGGCCTGCAGGCCCTGTCGGAGCTGGTCTCGGCCGCCGCGTCCAGGGGTGTGCGGGTGAACGGGGCGGTGGCGGACCGGCTGTACGCGGAGGCCGCGGCACTGACCGGCGGCCGTCCGACGCGGCTGCCCTGGCCGAAACCGCAGCCGCCGTGGTCGTTCGACGCGCGAGTGGTCCGGGCCGCCCGGGCGGCGGTCGCACCGGCAACCGCCCGGAACCGGACGGCCCGTCAATCACCGTTCGGGCAACGGGTGCTGGCGGATCCGCTGGTGTGGCTGTGCGGGCTGCGGGTGGGCCTGGCGCTGCTGCTGGCGGGTGCGGCGGCCGCGTACTGGCACCTGCCGCACCCGTACTGGGCGGTACTGAACGTGACCTTCGTCTGCCGTCCGGAGGTCGGGCCGGTGACCGGGCGGGCCTTGCAGCGGTTCGCGGGGACGGCGCTGGCGGCGCCGGCCGGCGGGGCGGCGCTGGTCTGGGCCGGTCCGGGTTGGGGGCTGGTGGCGGTCTTGGCGGTGGCCGCGGGGCTGATCCCTGCGCTGGCGGGGACGGGCTACGCGTACCAGACGGCCGCGCTGGCCACCGTGGTGCTGATGGTCACTCAGCTGGCCGGAGATCCGGCGCTCGCCCTGCTGCTGCCGCTGCTGGCGAACTGTGCGATCGGCTGCCTGGCGTCGGTGCTGGCCTGCGAGCTGTTCGGCGCCCGGCACCGGCACCTCGTGCTGGCCCGGCGGCTGGCGGCGGCGGTCGAGCAGGCCACGACGGCCCCCGGCCCGAACCACCTGGCGCGTCCGGCCACGGTTCCCGGCCCGCTGCAGCAAATCGCGCTGGCCCGGCACGAGTTGGAGCTGATCCGGCGCGAGCCACCGTGGCGGCGCGGTGCCGCGGCACGGTCGGCCGCACGGATCGCGGAGGCCGAACGGACGGTGGACGCCGCCCTCGCCGCGCGCCTGGTCGGTCCGGCCCCGAGCACTGCGGTGGGCGAGCACCGCACCCGGGTCGATGCCCGTGGGCGGGTGAGCCGCGGGCGCATCGGGGCATCGAGTCACTGA
- the hisD gene encoding histidinol dehydrogenase encodes MNAARPEVRAWSSLPEPERRRLLERGAEPPAGLRAAIADLVEDVRTRGDAAVLDALRRFDGLELRGNQLQVSKAEFAAARAALPAGLVAAVRASIAQVRAFNEVVRERGSWRRAEAGAETGEIVRAIDSVGLFVPSGKGSYPSVLIQIGTPAVVAGVERIAVVVPPTPGTGGQVDPAVLVVAEELGIREVYRCNGPAGVAALACGTATVPRVGKIVGPGSPAVAVAQAEVQRLGCVVEPGFGPTDALIVADGSADPRLLAVDLVNEAEHGPDSSAVLVGTDPEVLAAAAANVAEQLAALPAPRAAYAAASILHNGGILLAADRAEAMGIANAYAPEHLQLAVAEPESWLPLVRHAGTVLLGQWTTMAASNFAIGTPATLPTSGYARRVSGVTAATYLTRIAVARLDEPAFRRLAPIVTAFAAHEDFPAHAATVTARA; translated from the coding sequence ATGAACGCCGCCCGCCCCGAGGTCCGCGCCTGGTCCAGCCTGCCCGAGCCGGAGCGGCGGCGCCTGCTGGAGCGGGGCGCCGAGCCGCCCGCCGGGCTGCGGGCGGCGATCGCCGACCTGGTCGAGGACGTTCGGACGCGGGGGGACGCGGCCGTGCTCGATGCCCTGCGGCGGTTCGACGGGCTAGAGCTGAGGGGCAATCAACTACAAGTGAGTAAAGCAGAGTTCGCGGCGGCGCGGGCGGCGCTCCCGGCTGGGCTGGTGGCCGCCGTCCGGGCCTCGATCGCGCAGGTGCGGGCGTTCAACGAGGTGGTGCGGGAGCGCGGGTCGTGGCGGCGGGCGGAGGCCGGGGCGGAGACCGGGGAGATCGTTCGGGCGATCGACTCGGTCGGGCTGTTCGTGCCGTCCGGAAAGGGCTCGTACCCGTCGGTGCTGATCCAGATCGGCACGCCCGCGGTGGTCGCCGGGGTGGAGCGGATCGCGGTCGTGGTGCCGCCGACGCCCGGGACGGGCGGGCAGGTCGACCCCGCGGTGCTGGTGGTGGCCGAGGAGCTGGGGATCCGCGAGGTCTACCGGTGCAACGGCCCGGCCGGGGTGGCCGCGCTGGCCTGCGGGACGGCGACGGTGCCACGGGTCGGCAAGATCGTCGGCCCGGGCAGCCCGGCGGTCGCCGTCGCGCAGGCCGAGGTGCAGCGCCTCGGCTGCGTGGTCGAGCCCGGGTTCGGGCCGACCGACGCGCTGATCGTCGCCGACGGGTCGGCCGATCCGCGGCTGCTGGCCGTCGACCTGGTCAACGAGGCCGAGCACGGCCCGGACTCCTCCGCCGTGCTGGTCGGCACCGACCCGGAGGTACTGGCGGCCGCCGCCGCAAACGTCGCCGAGCAGCTCGCCGCCCTGCCCGCGCCCCGGGCCGCTTACGCGGCGGCGTCGATCCTGCACAACGGCGGGATCCTGCTCGCCGCCGACCGCGCCGAGGCGATGGGCATCGCCAACGCCTACGCCCCCGAACACCTCCAACTGGCCGTCGCCGAACCGGAGTCCTGGCTCCCGCTGGTCCGGCACGCCGGGACGGTGCTGCTCGGCCAGTGGACCACCATGGCCGCGTCCAACTTCGCCATCGGCACCCCGGCCACCCTGCCGACCTCCGGGTACGCCCGCCGGGTCAGCGGCGTCACCGCGGCCACCTACCTGACCCGGATCGCGGTCGCCCGGCTGGACGAGCCCGCCTTCCGCCGGCTCGCCCCGATCGTCACAGCCTTCGCCGCCCACGAGGACTTCCCGGCGCACGCCGCCACCGTCACGGCCCGCGCCTGA
- a CDS encoding TetR/AcrR family transcriptional regulator, which yields MTTSRRDSAKRRAELVEAAERALLRSGLSALTVRAVASEAGVSPGSVLYHYANTDDLVYELHRTLVDRYVAARLRAVARVADPAERLVRAVRSGLPSGPDDASCRLLYELHGLAARSRVHAALMASLWDREVMLYEGIVQAGVESGAFTVRREPHELAQALLAMEDGLGLHIVSHNSSVGVDLAERLLTAFAAEQLCCELPELTGR from the coding sequence GTGACCACTAGCCGCCGCGATTCCGCGAAGCGCCGTGCCGAGCTCGTCGAGGCCGCCGAGCGCGCCCTGCTGCGCAGCGGCCTGTCCGCGTTGACGGTGCGGGCGGTGGCCAGCGAGGCGGGCGTCTCGCCGGGGTCGGTGCTGTACCACTACGCGAACACCGACGACCTGGTGTACGAGCTGCACCGGACCCTGGTCGACCGGTACGTGGCGGCCCGGCTGCGCGCCGTGGCGCGGGTCGCCGACCCGGCCGAGCGCCTGGTGCGCGCCGTCCGCTCCGGGCTGCCGTCCGGGCCGGACGACGCGAGCTGCCGACTGCTGTACGAACTGCACGGGTTGGCGGCCCGCAGCCGGGTGCACGCCGCCCTGATGGCCTCGCTCTGGGACCGTGAGGTGATGCTGTACGAGGGCATCGTGCAGGCGGGCGTCGAGTCCGGGGCGTTCACCGTCCGGCGGGAGCCGCACGAGCTGGCGCAGGCGCTGCTGGCGATGGAGGACGGGCTGGGCCTGCACATCGTCAGCCACAACTCCTCGGTCGGCGTGGACCTGGCCGAGCGCCTGCTGACCGCCTTCGCCGCCGAGCAACTCTGCTGCGAGCTGCCCGAGCTGACGGGGCGCTGA